The Hermetia illucens chromosome 2, iHerIll2.2.curated.20191125, whole genome shotgun sequence genomic interval ATTTCAAGTACTCCCTAAAACAtactaaatctatggtggctaaacatatggtggaatgcggccataaaataagcgccGATGAATTGAAAGTGTTAAAACAGGTAaggaaaattaaccagctggacCCCTATGATAGCTTATTCATTAACAAACAGCCGGTAGACGCTATACTGAATTCAGATCTAGGCAATTGCTGTTCACCATTATTTAAAAAACCAATTAAAaacctcttcttctttcaggatagacaaataagtctttaaaatgtaattaaatattcctTCCTTTTCAGGATTTAGATATAAgtctttaaaaattaattttgccataattagaatagtattatagatttaTATTAGCATAAATACAGCTAATAAAACCACTtatgagcagacttgttagcactgatgaagagaacaagtggtttccgaaatatcgatatttgcaaaataaaactctagcgaataggaaaaacaagttttattatttcaaataaataatcgctggaaacaccgcgtAGTTACACTCAGATAAGAATATGTTACAAATTTCTAGTCACAAGTGGGGTCCACCAAAGTTACTTCCTGACGCTGATATAatatctttttgttatcggtaacATTTTCCATGTTACCTTGTCCGGAGAAGGTGGACTTCAGAGGCCTATAAAATCGTTCCTTCAACACTTGGttacgctaatgacatctgcttgctctctcaccgaatcGTTCTAGCCAGGCTTGGGAGAGTTGGGagttcctttgagcgcttcgatccctcacgtttcacttttacaaaaattcacgCGTTCTTTGCGGTGCGCGCGTCTTAAAAACACATGGGGATTCGCATGCACCTCAATAAAATGAACACACGCAAGCTAAACctagaaataaaaatataaaaagacgaCTCGACTGCGCGCGTTGCTGTAAATTGTCAACTCCACATGTTCAAAAACGAAAAGTTTCACATAgaagtagggaaggacactccgcAGAAGCTGGGACGGCAATATCTTTCAACATATAGCTGCAAACGCCCGTAGAATCAGAGACTTCTGAAagacaatcacctacgagacgttaaggcTCTAAGGCAAACACACAAACGACCACCTCTCGTAGtatactaccaaggataggCCTGGAAACTTCACTCTACAAGCTGAGAAACTCAAACTTGATGAAGTCAAGTGCACATGGAGCTTAACCAAGAACAATCTTGAGAAACTATAGTTTCGCTATCCAACGCAACAAAACGAAGTCATTAGCCGGAACAGGGTATCTTCCAAGGATTCGAGGAACCTGCATTTAGGAAATGTAAGGCCTGAATCTAGAAAATGTTGGTCCCTATGTTGAGTGTCATTTATAATGACTTAATGCATTGTGATGGTTATAAGACCATAATGAGTTCCCGGAGACGACCGAGAAGAAAAATCTACcccaaaaagcaaaacaaaaaattgcaaatttggaagctccatcgaagcgctcaaagaaCCCCCTCACATCCCCTCCGTCTCGACGGAGCAATTCGATGGAGCTTAAAAatttgcaggcggaccttcacggtcaagttCGTcacttttttttaggtttttgggatagctcttccctccggccactcaggatggtcttctgATCATTGCAATCGATTATGTCATGACAAAGTTTAACTCATCCTCATAATCTTCCTATCTTCATTAATGCGCAAACCTCTGAAGGCattgatcaatttgcatatctgggaaccgttgtttctgccgacagCGGCACCGAACTTGATGCGATTATTCACGTTATTAGCGTTTGGTCCACTAACTCTGTTTTGCCCAAAATCTCGGGTCTTCTTTCCTTGCTGTTGTATAGCAGCACGAGGAAAGTTATTGCCATACGTAGCAGATATTCgtagccatagaggcggaagtGGCTGCGGATAGGCCATTAAGAAGGAATAGCAATTGTAAGGTAAGTCATGGAATGGAATCTATTACGCCTGGCTTTAATGCTCACAACAGTAGAAAAGGAGTGGAAGTTGCTCCGGAAGTCCTAGAGAGGTGAAATAGAACCGACAACGGCAATGCATAGGTGTAGTTGATGCACTTTGCCCAATTTAAGAATCAATAGCAACCATGTAATAAAAACACAGGAATTTCGTTATCGTAAAGCAGGGGAACAGCAGTGGACTGcagatagactgatgcggaataccGCTCTCTGGggaccaacctatctctctggGGTAGATATGTGGCTCTAGGAGCGAAGCCTTCCATCTACAAAGACCGTTAGTGGGGGATGATATGACCCTATACGGGGTGacgctactattaacaaaacgccacGGATCTAGACTAAAGAGTTGAAAAACacttcccccaatccagggtttcACGCCAACCATGCCCattagatagtttgcagtcgtggGTAACTAACTATTTTCAAACGAAgattcactgatacctggtcgcctctgtGAGCTAGCTTGAACTTACCGTGCTATGAAGGGCAATGGCATGCGACCTCCTCATctccacactaatggcaattaAATGGGTACATAAATTAAAAGCATACTAAAgagacaaacaacaaacaagcgggagccgataataataataataatcgttggcacaacaatctatattggatcagggcctagaagtgtgttagagcacttcattcaagaccgtaacggtacactacagtggactgtaggagacaatgtggtcagcattgcgctcgcccgagattattaccctgatttgactcaggtactcattcacagctgagtcgactggtatccgacgtcaaatcacgatacaaatccctctgccaccagcgagatttgaaccgcgaccttccgtacgacagccttgtgctctaaccactcagctatccggaagcGGGAGCCGATACCTCACATAAAATAGTGTGATAGCGAGGCATATTTCCTCAATGTTGAGAACCAGGTAACTACATCCATTTAAGGGGAAGTTGGGGAACCAAGCCGTAGAGCAACTAAACGTTTGCCTACAGCAACCACCGCAACCAATTAAGCTCCTTGATCATAaggcagggaccagcaaaagtacGTCTAAGATAAGTAAGTACATCAGACGTCATGAAGGAGGCACACATCAGTAGTGTAGGTGGCATCTGAACTATCTGAGGCCTGGGGCCGAAAAAggtccttaagaaggctcaacaTAGACCAAGTCTAGCAAAATCTCCGAAGAAATCACAAAGGCCATAGAGGCCGAAAGGGCAGGATCGAGTGGGAAAGTGGACGTGCTGCCCACTAAGGAAAAGAAGTTAAACAATCAAGACCTGGATCTTTTAGAACTCAAGGCGGACAGCGATACACAGGTAATGGCGGAGGAGGGGGTGATACTCCAACATTGGAGAAGAGCCCCATTTAATGGAGCCAATTTACAGTTAGCAGTTACGAGGGCAATTTCTGAGGACAATATTAGAATAGTGCTACCTGAAGAACCTCGGGTAGATCAAAGGTAGATTCGTGATCTGCAAGGAGAAAGTATGAAGTTAATTTGAAattcctcttgcgaaaaaccaagagcttacatcattcaaaaacgaaatttaaaatatatatatccttCAGAGCCCCAGACTGGCGACTTCGTCACTAGACTGATAAAGTTTCGCGAAAGGAAGGCGCTACAACTTTTCCTCGGCTGTGATGCCAACGCCTACCATGAAATCTCGGGAAACAACGACACCATTCAAAGTggagagtaccttcttgaatttatctttagcaaaagaaatatataatttaGGGAATAtgccagacaagaggtactagacataactctagggaataccCTAATGAACTGGGTGAGAGTTTGTGGGTATCAGATGAGTcatctatgtcggatcacagagtAATCGAACTCGACATTAAGAGCAACTCTGAAGTAGAAGGAGTCCCAGGAGACACCTAAGCAATAATATAGCTCATCTACAGGTGAATGAACTGGAACCGGAAACAGTGTTAGGAGGTCTCAACACAGACCCTACCAGAATAACAACAGAAAACTTTTCAACCAGGAAAAACCAACCGGAAACTGGtcgaggtataaaaatgcactgactggcAATCAGGCAAACAAAACATAGCTGCAATAGCTGCAAGGAATCCTGGAAACAGGGAGCAAGGAACAAACCATAGAAGCATCCAGACTATACAGGGTCATAGGCGAAGATAAGGCAACATCGTGTCTGACTGAAGAGGAAAAATTGggaatttaccgagaatgaacaGATCAGGACACATTCGTTTCTCAGTACTCATTTCCCGGAGTTCTATCTCCAGGGGAAAATAAAAACCTTCTCCCTAACACCTGAATAACAGGCAGGAGTAGGAGGAAGAAAAGCAAAAGAGATGGACAGGGGAACCTTTAAACAGAGGGGCCTAGAAGTCATCTTGAACATAGCCTTGAGATATATATTAAGGGCATAGAGAtgagcaaaagtggtctttattctgaaagcgaGCAGAAAGGATCGTTTTTACCCTAAACGTTTGAAACCATTTTGCCTGACATCACTTATActcattagaactaacgttttaaCGGGCAACCCCCTACATTCATGCCAACATGTTTTCCTGGCACGACAGTCAACCAAAACTCTCTTGTATCGGCTGACGAATGCGTTATGCAATGCCATAGACACAAAAAGAATTGCATGTGCCCATTAATCCAGCCAAggtcaccatagtaccattaacTAAGAAAcacaagcttgatcacctgaaagccattaaACTACATGATATGGAGAGCAGAGTGAGAgaagcagaggtcaaatatttgcgaATTACACCAGGCCAAAAACTATTCTGGAAGacgcatcaccatcatcatcatcaatggcgcaacaacgggtatccggtctaggcttgccttaataaggaactctagacatctcggttttacgccaaggtccaccaatttgatatccctaaaagctgtctggtgtcctgacctattaagccggattttatacacaacctgacggtcatagtatcgctcatagatttcgtcgttatgtagcctgcggaatcgtccatcctcatgtaggggaccaaacattcttcggaggattcttctctcgagcgcggccaagagttcgcaattcttcttgctaagaacccaagtctccgaggaatacttgaggactggtaagatcattgtcttgtacagtaggagctttggccctatggtgagacgtttcgatcggaacagtttttgtaagctgaaataggctctgctctcgaattattgataccaaggaacAATTCggcaagaaatttgaaacacgacgGAGTAACTGGGCGAactaggagagcgtggctgtgacctGAGGCTTATACTAGCAACTGATCATCCAATTTACTGACGGGACTAGTGAGAGAAGCAGGGAAGACACTGCCATTCGGACTGGAACTCCTCTGTGGATTCAGAAAGGGGTttatggctatgacactaagaaataAAAAAGAACGGTTACAGGAATTATAATGGACGAACTTATCAGGAATGGAATAGTCCAGAGTGCTCTTGAGGGTAAAAACCCAAACGCCAGcaggattgtttaaacttcaccaagagCCTTAGGAACATAATGGGAACACTCACTGGTTACTGCAGGCTAAATGATCACCTGGGAAAACTAGGGATACCTACGGACAATGAGGACAGTGGCAAACCTCCATACATGTCCTGGTACAGTGTttggcacttgtgcaaattaGGCTAAGACACCTGGGGGGATACATAATACCAGATGCTAGGCGGAAACAAGTAGAAGTAGAGAACATTTTAAAGTTCCTGTAGAGCATAGGTATTCTATAACCATTAAAGGGGACAGTAGTTCTTCTAGGATCCCGTCCAACCTTCCTTgatgctattattattatttttaccgCGAGTAAATAAGTTGAAAAGTGATACATAAAGAATTGGCTAGATATCACACTAGGCGATTATAACCTCGAGCAGATGGGCTAGTTTGCCTTCCTATTGGATCCCCTCACAGAAGGCCTCCCCAGTATGTAGTCAAAAAAGGTCCTCAGAAAAGCAAATTAGGTATCTACATGGTACTAATATCTCTTTCGACTACTATAAGCATGAAAAACAAGGAAGTTAACgccaaaaaatatttaaaacaatcAAGAGCAAAGAGGTATGATAAACTCAATTAAACCAGTAACTGTATCAATTGTTTGAAGATCTCCCAGGGTCTACTTTGATCTAATTCCACGAAGTACTATTCAATGGACCAGTCAGCTAGAGCAAATATACGAAGGTCTGAAATCTGATCAGAATCCCGCAACGAACATTTGAAGGCAGCGCATAGGAAGCTGATGGCAAAACCTCAGAAAAGATTGGAGGACTCAATCGATACAGTTGGCTTCTTACGTTTTCAAGTTAGGGAATGCGGTTGTTATATCAAGACAGCAACAAGAAATGTTTCCGGGTGGCCAAGGGTCATTAATGAGCTACATCCTCATTGCATCATCATCCAAGATTCGCCGGAGAGCAGCTCGCCGCTCTTCTAAAAGACTTACATCTTATTCCTTTAGAAATCGCcaataaataaaagaacatCTTTCACTTCACAAATACATCATTTTCTACACTTCCAAAACTatacaaataataattaaatcagTAATATTTCGCACAAATTTCATCTACAGTAGGCAACCGCATAGAATCAGCTAGTGGGCGGTTCCTACCCTTCAATACTTCCATTAATAAATTATGTAAACTGGTGAAACAAAGAAGACCAGCAGTGCCAATTTCCAAGTCGATATTACGAAAACGGCATGGATTGCATGTGCAACCGTCATAAAGAAGGTAAATATCCTTGCTCCTGAATACCACGTAATTTCCCCAAGGAGTCATTGTCAGAACCCGATCAGCTACTTGTAATGCAGTCCGTATCAATTGacagaggctttggtatgatccTGATTCCGACCCAACAACTGCCAGGTTATGAGGTATATGGGTGTAACCCGGATAGCTATTTGGTATGCATCCGGTTCCTTGTGGAAATTTGCACTTCGATTCGTGGCTGGGTATGCTTAGTCCTTCCGAAATAATACTACGGGTTTCACTGCTGGTTTCCGATTTCTCACTTCTCTTGTTTTTATCTTCTCCTTCACTGGGCCTTTTTTGTTTGTCCATAGCTTTGTCCTTTCCCTTATCCTTGCCTTTCTTTTTACTTTCATCTCCTCTTTTATCTTTACCCTTGGCTTTACCTTTTCCCGTATCTTCGCCTTTATTTTTACCTTtgcctttttccttttctttgccCTTGCCTTTATGTTTCTTTTTACCTCCATCTTCTCCACTTTTGCCTTCGCCAGCAGAACTTGCGGCCGTACTCTTTCCTGactttttatctttattttcatcctttccttttttcttgtcAGCATCTTTTTTCTCACTCTTATCTTTTTCCTTATCCTTGTCGGTCTTTTTGTCCTTATCTTTACCTTTGTTCTTATCTTTACCTTTGCTTTCCCCCTTGCCCAGCTTTTTATCTTTATCACCTTCATCATCTTTATCCTTTCTGGATTTTTTACTTTTACCCTTACCAcccttatttttactttttcccGATTTTTGGTCGTCATCGGAAGAACTACAAGGACCTCCATCGCAATCATCTTCGCCCTTTCGTTTTCCCTTCTTTTTAtcttgctttttattttttcctttatgACCGCCCTTCCCCTTCGCTCTCACATCCTCATCTTCATCAGAAGTGTCGCTGGGTTTGGTCGACTTTTTTCCCCTATCCCTCTTCTTCCCaggctttttattttttcctttattgATGCCCTTTTTTTCCGCTCTCATATCCTCATCCTCATCAGAAGTGTCGCTGGCCTTGGTTACTCTTTTTCCTTTAGCCCTCTTCATCCCAGGTTTCCTGCCTTTTGGTTTTTTCTTCGGTGTATCTTCTCCTTCGCTTTCTTCAGATTcatcttctttctcttcttcctcttcttgcTCTTCCTCCTCCATCTCCTCTCCCTCCTCTTCACCCTCTCTGAAATCTTCATCCTCGGATGTTAGTGAAGACTCACTCAATATGACTTTTTCAGTCTCTGGAGGATTCTGCGTTTCAGAAATAGGAGGAGCATCCAGGTCGCAGTAGCCAATATCAAATTCATCAACAGCACATTCAAAAGCCTGTTCACATCGGATATCATAAATCGATTCATTCAAGGACTCTGTTTCTTGAACGTCCATAGTGTACTGGTCATTCACACAGGAACCCGCTGTGTCTTCAGGCAAAGACTGAAAATTCACTTTCTTTAGGTCTAAGATTTTCACTACGTGTATAAAAAATTTGCACGGCAAGGATATGTCGATAATATTTTGGGTAAAGACACAGCATAATTGTTTCAAATTGTTAAACATGTGAAGTGTCGCGTTCTTCCTTTCCCCATATTTGGTTGCCAATAGGATGTTCCGTGGATAAGGGTCAAATAAGTAATAAAAGTCGTGGCGCTTCCATATGGCATATCCTCTGCGATCCACTTGTATTAGGAGATTCGAACAATTACGGTTCTCGAAAAAGTTCCTGATAGCTCCAGTAATCTCACAGGCTTCATAGTCCGGCATGTTAATCCAATTGCCGCAAACCGCTATAGGGAAAATGACTATATTGGCAAGGAACTGGCCCAACGAAACTTTTCGGGGAATGTCTGCGATCCCTAAACACATCTCAGCATTGAATTGTGTCCATTCTTTATAGCATTGGTCACCTTTGAATAGTATCTTGTCTACGATTGACGCATCCCATGTACATGGAGGATCAATTTTGGAATATATAATCGATATCAACCCCATTGCTACTGCCTGCTTAAAACGGCTTTCCTTGAAACAACTCGTCGCAATGTGATAGCTTCCTTGCAGTATGGCGTGGTTTTCTGATACCATTTCAAAATCTGGCTTCCTGTCCGATCCTCGGCGAACCAGTGGTTGTTCACAACAGGGTGTAAGCCGCGTCATCCTTATTTCGTATAAAGTATATATTGATTCTGATCCGATCCTCGACATATGGGTTAACAATGCGTCGATTCCATCAATGTTGCAAACACACATCAAAGCCACACTTCCATTTACAGGATCACGGAAGCAATTCGGTCCTCTCCCGTagcaatcaaaaagaaaataggCAGGACGTTTCCTCCAGATGAGGTAGAATTGGTCATCAACGCGGA includes:
- the LOC119647632 gene encoding uncharacterized protein LOC119647632 — translated: MSTEECPLFTANELEEEVLTMKNKKAPGPDSSPSEVLCQEDEKMKDAAVECAAVPNSLVFVGAKLVESRRWRCKSTKGKVPKPDVKPPLSHPIGRSFGTFNIYDFLPVETGSQIEGTSYANAKALAVQGYATALIAFGGIYIDPEEEWNSHFLNRVLQEGRNHVQNLLKEHSEDLLEVEQVPRSFNFCGNAMEIGVSLPIIVGTMKAPNPRVYSLKVGLCMFMRKYRYCLLRVDDQFYLIWRKRPAYFLFDCYGRGPNCFRDPVNGSVALMCVCNIDGIDALLTHMSRIGSESIYTLYEIRMTRLTPCCEQPLVRRGSDRKPDFEMVSENHAILQGSYHIATSCFKESRFKQAVAMGLISIIYSKIDPPCTWDASIVDKILFKGDQCYKEWTQFNAEMCLGIADIPRKVSLGQFLANIVIFPIAVCGNWINMPDYEACEITGAIRNFFENRNCSNLLIQVDRRGYAIWKRHDFYYLFDPYPRNILLATKYGERKNATLHMFNNLKQLCCVFTQNIIDISLPCKFFIHVVKILDLKKVNFQSLPEDTAGSCVNDQYTMDVQETESLNESIYDIRCEQAFECAVDEFDIGYCDLDAPPISETQNPPETEKVILSESSLTSEDEDFREGEEEGEEMEEEEQEEEEEKEDESEESEGEDTPKKKPKGRKPGMKRAKGKRVTKASDTSDEDEDMRAEKKGINKGKNKKPGKKRDRGKKSTKPSDTSDEDEDVRAKGKGGHKGKNKKQDKKKGKRKGEDDCDGGPCSSSDDDQKSGKSKNKGGKGKSKKSRKDKDDEGDKDKKLGKGESKGKDKNKGKDKDKKTDKDKEKDKSEKKDADKKKGKDENKDKKSGKSTAASSAGEGKSGEDGGKKKHKGKGKEKEKGKGKNKGEDTGKGKAKGKDKRGDESKKKGKDKGKDKAMDKQKRPSEGEDKNKRSEKSETSSETRSIISEGLSIPSHESKCKFPQGTGCIPNSYPGYTHIPHNLAVVGSESGSYQSLCQLIRTALQVADRVLTMTPWGNYVVFRSKDIYLLYDGCTCNPCRFRNIDLEIGTAGLLCFTSLHNLLMEVLKGRNRPLADSMRLPTVDEICAKYY